From one Thamnophis elegans isolate rThaEle1 chromosome 7, rThaEle1.pri, whole genome shotgun sequence genomic stretch:
- the YARS2 gene encoding tyrosine--tRNA ligase, mitochondrial, with translation MAAATLRAGRVWLLSARRTAPPPPPQLLVSQTSRRQRHDQQPEARPTPGSPVAKGLLATQYQRGLFQEVFPPQPADEQLIELLQPGRPPVTAYCGFDPTADSLHVGHLLAVLGLLHFQRAGHNVIALVGGATAQLGDPSGRTKAREAMTAEQVRERAGGLREGLQRLFQNHRELFWPEEQGDRLGIVHFLDNASWLESETVLSFLAGVGGYLRMGTLLSRQSCKARLSSPEGMGLAEFLYPALQAYDFLHLYRRYGCLVQLGGADQLGNIMSGYDLVSKVTDKDVYGITVPLITSTTGDKLGKSSGNAVWLNRNRTSPFELYQFFVRQPDAIVERYLKLFTFLSGLEIDHIMQVHAKEPEKRGPQKRLAAEVTKLVHGRNGLESAKRCTRAIYHSNVDALESMSDEELQELFREAPYIEMLLEPGTTVLDLCRKANAIADGPKGYRDITVGAVSINHITETNPEAVLILGQHILSNGLSLLRIGKKNYYIVKWLQLSHEK, from the exons ATGGCGGCGGCCACGCTCAGGGCCGGCCGCGTATGGCTTCTTTCGGCTCGGAGAAcagcgccgccgccgccaccccaACTCCTGGTTTCCCAGACGTCGCGGCGGCAGCGCCACGACCAGCAGCCAGAGGCTCGTCCGACGCCGGGCTCTCCCGTGGCGAAGGGACTCTTAGCCACCCAGTACCAGCGCGGTCTTTTCCAGGAGGTCTTCCCGCCTCAGCCCGCCGATGAGCAACTCATCGAGCTCCTCCAGCCCGGCCGCCCTCCCGTGACGGCTTACTGCGGCTTCGACCCCACGGCCGACTCGTTGCACGTCGGGCACCTACTGGCGGTGCTGGGTTTGCTGCACTTCCAGCGGGCCGGCCACAACGTCATCGCCCTGGTGGGAGGAGCCACGGCGCAGCTGGGCGACCCCAGCGGCCGCACCAAAGCGCGGGAGGCCATGACGGCCGAACAGGTGCGGGAGCGCGCGGGGGGCCTCCGCGAGGGGCTCCAGCGCCTCTTCCAGAACCACCGGGAGCTCTTCTGGCCCGAGGAGCAGGGCGACCGCCTGGGTATCGTCCATTTCCTGGACAACGCCAGCTGGCTGGAGAGCGAGACGGTCCTCAGCTTCCTGGCCGGAGTCGGGGGTTACCTGCGGATGGGCACCTTGCTGAGCCGGCAGAGTTGCAAGGCTCGCTTGAGCAGCCCCGAAGGCATGGGCTTGGCCGAGTTTCTCTACCCGGCCCTTCAAGCTTACGACTTCCTGCATTTGTACCGTCGCTACGGCTGCCTCGTTCAGCTGGGTGGAGCCGACCAGTTGGGCAATATCATGTCTGGCTACGACCTCGTCTCTAA AGTAACTGACAAAGATGTATATGGAATAACTGTGCCTCTTATTACAAGTACTACTGGAGATAAGCTGGGAAAATCATCTGGGAATGCAGTTTGGCTTAACAGAAATAGAACTTCTCCTTTTGAACTGTATCAGTTCTTTGTCAGACAGCCAGATGCCATTGTTGAAAG GTATTTGAAGCTTTTTACTTTCCTTTCTGGTTTGGAAATTGATCATATCATGCAAGTGCATGCTAAAGAACCTGAGAAACGGGGACCTCAGAAGAGGCTTGCTGCTGAAGTAACTAAGCTTGTTCATGGCAGGAATGGTCTGGAATCTGCCAAGAG ATGTACAAGGGCCATTTATCACAGCAATGTGGATGCATTAGAAAGTATGTCTGACGAAGAGCTACAAGAGCTCTTTAGAGAAGCACCTTACATAGAGATGCTACTTGAACCTGGAACAACAGTACTTGATTTGTGTCGAAAAGCTAATGCAATTGCAGATGGACCAAAGGG ATACCGTGACATAACAGTTGGTGCAGTTTCTATAAACCATATTACAGAAACTAATCCTGAAGCTGTACTTATTCTTGGACAACATATTCTCAGTAATGGCTTATCACTATTGAGGATTGGAAAGAAGAACTATTATATTGTAAAATGGCTTCAGTTGTCACATGAAAAGTGA